One Curtobacterium sp. MCLR17_007 DNA window includes the following coding sequences:
- a CDS encoding response regulator, which translates to MTSTDPNRLTEGTPALPNPGSRRVRLAILDDHEVLLDSLSSWIAVNAFDFDLALTAHTWLEMVHSDSFPTDLVFLDFQLKEPVSIEARVRTCRAAGAKVIVLSSVDTRESRDRALAAGAAAFLSKSLPMREVMDVARDVMGVARETPPQREWRPLPTGAAAHQRPKLSHGEEEALRLYVSGYSTNEVASQMNVQYETAKTYLRRVREKYAKVGRPASKKSDLIRRAAEDGFLA; encoded by the coding sequence ATGACCAGCACTGACCCGAACAGGCTGACGGAGGGCACTCCCGCCCTGCCGAACCCGGGCTCCCGCCGGGTGCGTCTGGCCATCCTCGACGACCACGAAGTGCTGCTGGACAGCCTGTCGAGCTGGATCGCCGTCAACGCGTTCGACTTCGACCTGGCACTGACCGCGCACACCTGGCTCGAGATGGTCCACAGCGACAGCTTCCCGACCGACCTGGTGTTCCTCGACTTCCAGCTCAAGGAACCCGTCTCGATCGAGGCCCGCGTCCGCACCTGCCGTGCCGCCGGCGCCAAGGTCATCGTCCTGTCGAGCGTGGACACCCGAGAATCCCGCGACCGCGCGCTTGCCGCCGGCGCGGCGGCGTTCCTGTCGAAGTCGCTGCCGATGCGCGAGGTGATGGACGTCGCCCGCGACGTCATGGGCGTGGCGCGCGAGACCCCGCCGCAGCGCGAGTGGCGTCCGCTGCCGACCGGGGCGGCTGCCCACCAGCGCCCGAAGCTCAGCCACGGCGAAGAAGAGGCGCTCCGCCTGTACGTGTCGGGCTACTCGACGAACGAGGTCGCCAGCCAGATGAACGTGCAGTACGAGACCGCCAAGACCTACCTGCGACGCGTCCGCGAGAAGTACGCCAAGGTGGGCCGCCCTGCCTCGAAGAAGTCCGATCTGATCCGTCGTGCGGCGGAGGACGGCTTCCTCGCGTAG
- a CDS encoding LLM class flavin-dependent oxidoreductase yields MSDASVHLSVLDLATREYGQTNTDALQGSVDMAVHAEQAGYERFWVAEHHGMPGITSSAPAVLLSAVGAATSTIRIGSGGVMLPNHAPLVIAEQFGTLRALYGDRVDLGLGRAPGTDGATAMALRRTDRLDVDDFPQRLADLIGFFTGMDAENPLSRIRAVPGYGDVPEFWLLGSSGYSAQVAGALGISFAFAHHFASDNTEAALALYRESFRPSRFRSEPNALIGVQVVTDEDPRVVEEQSAPGMISFIRMRQGTKPEPVSMDEARAYEFSDLERRFIAARTERQAYGTADQVADKINALLESTGANGVIVAPGAAQARYRHQALDVVAALHREGRLVRSAVAA; encoded by the coding sequence ATGAGCGACGCTTCCGTGCACCTGTCCGTCCTCGACCTGGCCACCCGCGAGTACGGCCAGACCAACACCGACGCCCTGCAGGGCTCCGTCGACATGGCGGTGCACGCGGAGCAGGCCGGCTACGAGCGCTTCTGGGTCGCCGAGCACCACGGGATGCCCGGCATCACCTCGTCGGCACCCGCGGTCCTGCTGAGCGCCGTCGGCGCCGCCACGAGCACGATCCGCATCGGGTCGGGCGGGGTCATGCTGCCGAACCACGCGCCGCTGGTGATCGCTGAGCAGTTCGGCACCCTGCGCGCGCTGTACGGCGACCGCGTCGACCTCGGTCTGGGCCGTGCGCCCGGCACGGACGGTGCGACGGCGATGGCGCTGCGGCGCACCGACCGGCTCGACGTGGACGACTTCCCCCAGCGCCTGGCCGACCTGATCGGCTTCTTCACGGGCATGGACGCGGAGAACCCGCTCTCGCGGATCCGCGCGGTGCCGGGCTACGGGGACGTCCCCGAGTTCTGGCTGCTCGGCTCGTCCGGGTACAGCGCGCAGGTCGCCGGTGCGCTCGGCATCTCGTTCGCGTTCGCGCACCACTTCGCCTCGGACAACACCGAGGCGGCGCTGGCCCTCTACCGTGAGTCGTTCCGCCCGTCGCGCTTCCGCTCCGAGCCGAACGCCCTGATCGGCGTGCAGGTCGTCACCGACGAGGACCCCCGGGTCGTCGAGGAGCAGAGCGCCCCCGGGATGATCTCGTTCATCCGGATGCGACAGGGCACCAAGCCCGAGCCGGTGTCGATGGACGAGGCCCGTGCCTACGAGTTCAGCGACCTCGAGCGCCGCTTCATCGCCGCACGCACCGAGCGACAGGCCTACGGCACCGCGGACCAGGTGGCGGACAAGATCAACGCCCTGCTCGAGTCGACGGGTGCGAACGGCGTCATCGTCGCCCCCGGTGCCGCCCAGGCCCGCTACCGGCACCAGGCGCTCGACGTCGTCGCGGCGCTGCACCGTGAGGGCCGTCTGGTCCGGTCCGCCGTCGCTGCCTGA
- a CDS encoding thymidine kinase translates to MAKLYFRYGAMNSGKSTGLLQAAYNYEERGHRVLLAKPSVDTKGDHEIVSRLGVTRMVDIVFSADDDVRAAVSAAGARDPESPRLDGMVRAVSCVLVDEAQFLTPRQVDDLLRIAVLDEVPVIAYGIRTDFRTEAFPGSRRLLELAHSLEELKTICRCGRKAVFNARKVDGRFVFDGSQVAIDGVDVEYESLCANCYLTESGGRLDGDLA, encoded by the coding sequence GTGGCGAAGCTCTACTTCCGCTACGGCGCGATGAACAGCGGCAAGAGCACGGGACTCCTGCAGGCCGCCTACAACTACGAGGAACGCGGTCACCGGGTGCTCCTGGCGAAGCCGTCCGTCGACACCAAGGGCGACCATGAGATCGTGTCGCGACTCGGGGTGACCCGCATGGTCGACATCGTCTTCTCCGCCGACGACGACGTCCGTGCCGCCGTGAGCGCGGCGGGTGCGCGTGACCCGGAGTCGCCCCGTCTCGATGGCATGGTCCGGGCGGTCAGCTGCGTCCTGGTCGACGAGGCCCAGTTCCTCACCCCACGCCAGGTGGACGACCTGCTGCGCATCGCTGTGCTCGACGAGGTCCCGGTGATCGCGTACGGCATCCGCACCGACTTCCGCACGGAGGCCTTCCCCGGCAGCCGGCGACTCCTCGAGCTCGCGCACTCCCTCGAAGAGCTCAAGACGATCTGCCGGTGCGGCCGCAAGGCGGTCTTCAACGCCCGCAAGGTCGACGGGCGGTTCGTGTTCGACGGGTCCCAGGTCGCGATCGACGGCGTCGACGTCGAGTACGAGTCGCTCTGCGCGAACTGCTACCTGACCGAGTCCGGCGGTCGACTCGACGGCGACCTGGCCTGA